A stretch of DNA from Lotus japonicus ecotype B-129 chromosome 4, LjGifu_v1.2:
aggaaTGCTATAgtttggggaccaaaagtgcaattaagcctaaagttttaatataagttataataacatatttttttttatactttttatcaacaataaaataattttaacttttttttgaacttgaaataattttaacttaaaaattataataagttataattCTAGtatcataaaatattatttagtaaatttaaatttattcaacttttgttataattatttttctctgttatgcttcctcaagttatttttacttctatataatagatcaaaaatcatattaattttattttttcaaataatatacaCATTCGATATAGTAGTAAAGTAATAATATCTTAtagagacattttttttttaattttcaactattttttcgatattaattattaataaatatttttttataagtaataaatagtaataagttttattttttatttttttaaaatttctcaacttatgattaataactaataagatttataattattattaacaataatGTAAAGAATATAAagaaattattattaacaatctattattgtcattaatgtaaggtagtcaatttcaattattattattttttaaaaattcacctcaagttgtaatgaataattaaaatttaaataatttaaatatttcattttaaataagagaaattgaaaatttttaaattttaatatttacttttaaatatgagaaattgaaaagtttaacaattaataattaatataatgaataataaagttgatgtattttttattttagctttcaatttttttatttaatgtttttaactcaaaataaatttactattttttatatgtttaatgttattttttcaagtctgctttacatatgtatatagatggatatatatatatatatatatatagaaaatttttattttaaaagtattttatctaaattaattattaataaatattattttgtttttaattttaattttttaaatttgttaaatgcaaagctcaagtcaattatAGGTTCAAATCCTATTGGGCACAAATTTATTGCATATATTTATATGAATTTATCTACTTCTAAAAGTATCTCGAATGATTTGAATTAAACAAAAGTAGCTAAAACTTTTAGAATAAAAATAGATCTTATATACACAATTTATGTCTTGTccctttatttaaatttttttttgtatagaATCTTAAAAAAGATATAGAAGATTACTCAGGAACTAAGTcagggaagaaaagaattttGGAAGTCTAGCCCATGTACGTGCGCGCAGGGGGTGGGGCAAATCGGAGGTTATAAACTCTTTGGATCTCTGATATTCCGTTCCTAAGGAATGTACTTTATGAtagacctttaactttcactaTACTTGAGTAGAACATGATTCTCTCAGTAGATGATACATGTGGTTAgcacaaataaattataaggacTTAGTTAAAAAAGATTCTTAAACTTGTGTAGCATAATAATCTGCAAAAGTGAAAGTTGGTTAAGAATGATTGTTATATTttatcaatgaagaaatattgtagaTATATCAAATATGATTTCATTTAAGAACTTTATTAAATACTTCATTGCATACTACATTTTGTCTATTGttaaactcatattaaatattattagaaaacatattttaaatcaaaattataactacTATTGaccaaaaattttaaaattaaacaattTTGACAGTtaaattattctattattttttataactaacatgacatgcatagcatatttaatatatatctcctaatttaattaacttagtttttaatatatttaatttatttatcatcatatatgtagttaaatagaaaaattactctatgataattttaactatcaataattatttaataaaaaatatttctttaattttaaatctattttatctaaaataattaattataaatattatttatagttaattaattttaattcttaatatttgtcaactcaagttattttttaaaattataactattattatttaatatagatatttttgtgaatatttaatgtaggtagttaaatagcttttgacaatacattattttttcagtttttaatcttattatttaatatatttattacaaagataatttgttattacttaatgcattataatacatgcaatctttactaatgtatttaatgcaatgattcaagtgtgctttacttatatatatagatatagatagattttataaaatatttttacctatttttgAATGTGCATAATCACtacaattataaaaaatatttccaaAAAAATGATTCAATATTATAAATCTTAAATATAACGTTAAATATTACTTATTATCTTCattgaattttatatttaaaatatttattcaatATAAATTCTATTAAGAATATGTCGAAatctatatttattaagaagGATCAAGTTAATATATAAAACTAGTACTATTGCTGAATTTTATATTTCCATAAAATTTTACACATTAAATACATATAAGTCATATACcttgtaaaaaataatattttaagtcAAATAACtactatattatttttatattaaataaatattttaataatataatattttaattatgtcATCTAACTACTACTACTATTATTTTTATGACTAAAATAAAGTCAGTTGATATATTAAATGCATTTACTAGCCGAACCCACATAAAAAATTgaactgaaaggaaaaaaagaaaaaaaaaaaaaaaagaagcgcACGAATCAAGACGTGATTCATGCCAATACACATTGAACATTTTTGGATGAACCGATGAGAAGGTTCACTATAAATACGATACACCCTCCCACACCGAAATGGCGACCATCactgtttcttcttcctcaatctCTTCGTCTCCTCTGTTTCTCACAACACTCATCACTTCGCCGCATTTCCATTTCCTCTCCGACGGAGCTCATGACTCGCGCTTTCACCGGGGTCACCCTCGGCCTCACCCAACCCGCTAACGTCGAAACCCACAAGGTCAAACTCTaacaaaaactcttcattcTGAATTCTAAATTCTAAATCCTAAATCAATCTTACATGCATACCCATGTTTTGATCAATGCTTATATGTGTTCAATTTTGATCCCTTTGTTGTTTTCAATGGTTGATTTCATTGCTATGCGTGATTGGATTTGAAATGTGTTACTGTCTTACTGTGTCTGTGTTTATTGGTGTGATGCTGATATTGCCTATTTTGTGTTTGTGGAAATTCCTGGAAGATCTCTTTTACTCCCAAGGATGTTGATGTCACGGAATGGAAAGGGGACATACTGGCAGTGGGTGTTGCGGAGAAAGACTTGGTTAGAGATGGAAAGTTGAGGTTTGAGAATGTGATTCTGAACAAGATTGACTCTAAGCTGGGTGGATTGTTGGCTGAAGCTTCTGCTGAAGAGGATTTCTCTGGCAAAACTGGCCAATCGACGGTGCTTAGAGTTACAGGACTTGGAGCAAAGAGGGTTAGCTTGATTGGTCTTGGATCCTCTACAGCACCTTTTAAGGGTCTTGGTGAGGCTGTTGTCGCGGCTGCTAAGTCTTCTCAAGCTAGCAGTGTTGCTGTTGTTCTTGCCTCGTCTGATGGGCTTTCTGCAGAATCAAAGCTTAGCAGTGCTTATGCAATTGCGTCTGGTATAGATTTGATAAATTATAATTGTCTGGTATATGCATGTATATGTGTGTGAGCTTGTGATTTTTGTGGTTAAACTTGACGCTGCGGCTTGAATTGTGCTAGGACTTATGCTGGGATTCTTTGAAGATAATAGATACAAGTCAGAATCAAAGAAACTAGCACTTAGATCCGTTGACATTATTGGTCTAGGAACTGGACCTGAATTGGAGAAGAAGCTTAAGTACGCAGGATATGTTTCTTCTGGAATAATTTTTGGAAGGGAGCTTGTGAATTCTCCTGCTAATGTTCTCACACCAGGTTCATATGACACTTTGAATTGTATTTGTATATGATATATTGTTCCTACCTTGCAGTTGTTGGGTAGGCACTTGACGAATTTCAGTTTGCCTTATATATGCTTTTCTGAAAATTGATTTGTACTTGATGATTTGTTTACCTCAGGGGGGTTGGCTGAAGAGGCATCTAAGGTTGCTTCTTCCTATAGTGATGTTTTCACTGCTACAATTTTAAATGCTGAGCAATGCAAGGAGTTGAAAATGGGGTCCTATCTTGGTGTTGCTGCAGCCTCAGCAAATCCTCCTCATTTTATACATCTGCGTTACAAACCTCCAACTGGACCTGTAAATGTCAAGTTGGCTTTAGTTGGGAAAGGTTTGACTTTCGATAGGTAATTAATCAGACtgtctttttttattaaattattttatataaaactCAGTAAGATTGATCAATCTGAAATTTGATTTTCCATGCTGTATTAACCATGGTGTTGGTTCTGGCACTCTAGCTTTGTTTGTTATGAATTTAATGTTGATGTCATTACTGATAGATATATCTTTCGTATTAGATACTAAGTAGATTGCTTCATTGTCTTATCTCCACATGCATTGGCAATTAGCAATCATGTCATTCAAATTACATGTAGTTTTAACTCTTGAAAATTTAGTAGTTcagaattttctttttcttttgatgttTTGATATAACAGTATATTTTTGTTCttacttcttttttttattatgttatCCGCATATAGTGGAGGCTACAACATCAAGACTGGACCTGGCTGTTCAATTGAACTCATGAAATTTGATATGGGTGGTTCAGCCGCTGTTTTAGGCGCAGCTAAAGCTCTTGGTCAAATCAAACCTCTTGGGGTGGAGGTCAGTCATTTATATCACTGGTCATGAATTTTTCCCCTTTGCATAATTCATCACGATTTTTGTATCCTTGGACATAGTATCTTTGTCCTTTCAGTATTATAGTTAACATCAAGACTTTGCTTAGGGATATTTGGCGATGGGTAGGATGTGGCAATTCATGGATTTATCTATGTATTGAATATGAATTTTCGTTTAACTCTTCTGGTGGCAACTTTCCACTGGAATGATTTGTTTAGAGTTATTGTTGAATATTGTGTAGTTTTGTggtctaataaaaaaaaatgcatctTATGCCGAGTTAAAAAAGTTATGCATGTGCAGGTTCATTTTATAGTTGCAGCTTGTGAGAATATGATAAGTGGAACAGGTATGAGGCCTGGAGACGTTGTCACAGCTTCAAATGGAAAGACTATAGAGGTGAGGTTtattggtttttttattttttaattgtacaTTAAATGTAACTTATTGTACGTGGTATTGACAAAGTCCTGAaagaatttgtttttgtttcaacCCTTTGCTATCTTTGCAttttgaagaaagaagaaaatataagGTCCAATGTTATGTAATGAAATTGTAATTGGTGTTTCTTGTAATATTTTATTTGAACGTTTGAAAGAAATTCATCAGTTGTATTCTTGTATACTTGTATCCACAGAAAGTTTCCCTGTTATCATTTATGTTGTCTTGGGATGTAACTCGGATTATCATTTTCAGCGTATCAGTACTGTAAATCTATCATAGCTTTATCTTGTGCTAATAAATTCATGTATATATGCAACTGAAAATCTGTGAATTTTAAGTTCTCACCTTTATGTGATCTATATAATAGAACATGCGTAGGCAGCGTAGCACTTGACATTGTTTTGGTTGAGTATTTGCATTTGATATCACGTGCCAAGGGTTTGATGTTGGCTTAACTTCTTGTGCAGGTTAACAACACTGATGCTGAGGGTAGACTTACCCTGGCTGATGCTCTGGTGTATGCATGTAACCAAGGTGTGGAAAAGGTATACAGCTATGCATTTGCATTGTTCTATCCCTGTGTTTTCCCCATAAGTCATAACAGATCTAGATATGATTGACAGATTCAGTTCTGCATACAAAGACTTGTGGAATAAGTGCTGAGTTTGGGCTTTTAGTATTTACAACTGTCTAATCTATAGTCCATTCATTTTGGTTTTTTAGCATCAATCTGAGGAAGCTTAAAACTTGTTTGTCGGGTCTATGGTATGGTTTTAGATTAAAGCTAATGGGTTGATTTACCATTATACAGATTGTTGACTTGGCTACCTTAACTGGGGCTTGTGTAGTTGCTCTTGGCCCCTCAATTGCAGGTAATTTATAAACGAAATACTATTATATCATAGCTTTGATCTTTTTGATGACCATATAAACAGTATTTCCTTGTGAGAATCAGATAATGGCTCGATATTTTAGTTGGCTCTGATAGCAtttaaaatttgtattttttgagGGAAAGAGAGGAGCTAAGATCTGGTAGAGGCTGGAACTGAAAGATATCACTGTTAAAATTCTTCTGATTACTGTTGCTAACTGTTGCTTTGAAGGTGTGTTTACACCCAGTGATGACCTGGCTAAAGAAGTTCTTGAAGCTTCTGAAGCAAGTGGGGAGAAACTATGGAGGCTGCCATTAGAGGAAAGTTACTGGGAAACCATGAAATCTGGAGTAGCTGATATGGTGAACACTGGTGGTAGACAAGGTGGTGCTATTATTGCTGCTCTTTTCTTAAAGCAGGTATGTTCTAAACCAGGATACAAATCATGTTTAAGTTTAAAGAAACATAGCGGAGGAAAAAATAGCTGCTTAGTAAATATGGAGATTTTGTGCTTTATATTTTGTACTCTAGATCCTGTTGCACTTGCATGCATGTTTGGGGTTTGTAAAACAATTTTGGTTTTTCAGTTTGTTGATGAAAAGGTTCAATGGATGCATATTGACATGGCTGGTCCTGTGTGGAATGACAAGAAGCGATCAGGAACAGGATTTGGCATTGCTACTTTAGTGGAATGGGTTTTGAAAAATGCTTCTTAATATTGTTACATCGTGTGAATGAAGCACAAAGATGAGAGAATGAGATAAATTCATCTTTGTGGTTTTTCTGGTTCAAAGTGGTTGACTGGTTGTTGGTTATATCAATAAATTATTTGCAGGGAGGATGAAAAAGGTGGAATGCTAAGGCATAATCAAGTGTATTCAAACtttttttaatacaaaagaCTTTTTGTCTTGTCTTTCTGGTTTTGATCATAATTCAGCTCGTTTAGTTTCCAGATaaaatatttgatatatttaaaaaaGGATTACAAGTAAAATTGTTTTTCCAACTTGAATTACTGAATTTATTATCTTTCTTTTatagtttttaaatatttcgtttttttcaaaattattggtGGGAATTGAAATATTAATCTTGagtttcaaattaatttttttttcattatataaaaaatatcctAATTCAATAGCTCATCTTTTAGCATACAAAGATTATcttgtaaattttaaaaagtttgttatagagaaaacatgataaatgaaagcaaaaaaaaaaagtttgttaTGGAGAAAACAtgataaatgaaattaaaaaatatgacACCTCTTCACTTTTAGATGGGTATTGGATAGATTGCCCATTTAAAATTTTGATCGAGTAACTATTTCAAAAAGGTATTTGATAATAATAGAACTAACTGAAAACAGAAATTTTGGTATTAAAACGGAACTAAGGAATTTAATGATATGCTAGGATAGGATTGAAATATTATCTAAATGCAACAACAATTTAAGAAGACGATTAGTATTAATCTattcaaattataaatattataataatataatattatcatATCCTCTCTTTTTTTCCTTGTACAATTTTTATCAGCACTGATCATAAACCGTCAAACAGTACTTGACACTTTTGGAACACcttttttctctttatctttttctttctgaTCACATCATATATTACACTTATCATGTTTATCTATTCTCTTCCTATCTCTTAGTCTACACTCTTTGAATGCACACCAatctttattattcattatcaTATCCTCCTTTCCCTCACACCGGAATCAAAAGCCACACTACACTCTGGAAGCAAAAAAAGAGAAACCCCTTGCTGCTAGCCTTATGGGAATGCCGAGTTCCCCAACCATCACTTTCTCTTCTGATGACGTGGTTGTCAAGTCACCAAACGACCGTCGTCTATACCGCTTCATCCAACTCCATAACGGCCTTCAAGCTTTGCTCGTTCATGATCCTGAGATTTACCCAGAAGGCCCTCCCAAGCCTGTTCCAACAgacaatgaagaagaagagggaagTGAAGTAGAAGTTGAAGGAAAAGAAGGGGCCAAGGCCAAGGATGCTGCTGCTCAGACTCAGACCAAAAAGGCTGCAGCAGCTATGTGTGTAGGAGTTGGCAGCTTCTCTGACCCGAATGAAGCACAAGGACTAGCACATTTTTTAGAACACATGCTCTTCATGGGGAGTGAAGAATTTCCAGATGAAAATGAGTATGATAGCTATTTGTCCAAGCATGGTGGCTCATCAAATGGGCATACAGAAGCTGAACATACTTGCTACAAGTTTGAAGTGAAGCGAGAGTATCTCAAGGGTGCCTTGAGAAGATTTTCTCAGTTCTTTATTTCACCCCTTGTAAAAATAGAGGCCATGGAGCGGGAAGTACTTGCAGTAGATTCAGAATTTAACAAGGTTTTACAATATGATCACTGCCGTCTTCAACAACTTCAGCGTCATACATCCGCACTTAATCATCCTTTAAATAAATTCTCTTGTGGGAACAAAAAGAGCCTGGTTGATGCAATGGAGAATGGTAGTATTACTAATTTGCGGGAGAAATTATTGAAATTCTATGAGGATTATTACCATGCTGGATTAATGAAGCTTGTTGTTATTGGTGGAGAGTCCCTGAATGTGCTTGAGAGCTGGGTTGTGGAACTGTTTTCTACTGTCAAGAATGGTCCTCAGGTAAACCCAGAGTTCATTGTGGAAGGTCCTATGTGGAAATCTGGTAAAGTTTATCGGCTAGAAGCCGTCAAAGATATTAATATCCTTTCCTTAGCATGGACCCTGCCTTCTTTAGACCAAGACTATCTAGAGAAACCAGATGATTATTTAGCTTATCTCCTTAGGAATGAGGGCAGGGGAAGCTTGATTTTCTTTCTCAGAGCTAGAGGGTGGGCTACATCTCTATTTGCTGGTATTGGGAATGATGGCATGTATTGGTCAAGTATAGCCTATGTGTTTGTCATATCCATATGCCTAACTGACTCTGGTATAGAAAAGATGTATGATATTATTGGCTTTGTCTATCAATACCTTAAGTTGTTGCGTCAAGTTTCTCCACAAGAATGGATATTTAAGGAACTTCAGAATATGGGAAACATGAAATTCAGATTTGCAGAAGAGCAGCCTCAAGATGATTATGCTGCTGAGCTTGCAGAAAATTTGCTCTTGTATCTACCAGAGCATGTCATTTATGGTGACTATATGTATGAGACATGGGATGAGCAGTTGCTCCAACAAGTTCTTGGTTTCTTCATTCCTGAAAACATGAGGGTTGACGTTGTGTCAAAGTTTCTTAAATCATCACAAGATTTCAAATATGAAACTTGGTTTGGTTCACGTTATGTTGAGGAAGAtatttctcaaaatttgatGAAGTTATGGAGAAACCCTCCAGAAATTGATGCCTCATTCCATCTTCCATCCAAGAATGAGTTTATTCCAAGTGACTTTTCTATACGAGCTGGTGAGGATGATTC
This window harbors:
- the LOC130710996 gene encoding leucine aminopeptidase 1-like, whose amino-acid sequence is MRRFTINTIHPPTPKWRPSLFLLPQSLRLLCFSQHSSLRRISISSPTELMTRAFTGVTLGLTQPANVETHKISFTPKDVDVTEWKGDILAVGVAEKDLVRDGKLRFENVILNKIDSKLGGLLAEASAEEDFSGKTGQSTVLRVTGLGAKRVSLIGLGSSTAPFKGLGEAVVAAAKSSQASSVAVVLASSDGLSAESKLSSAYAIASGLMLGFFEDNRYKSESKKLALRSVDIIGLGTGPELEKKLKYAGYVSSGIIFGRELVNSPANVLTPGGLAEEASKVASSYSDVFTATILNAEQCKELKMGSYLGVAAASANPPHFIHLRYKPPTGPVNVKLALVGKGLTFDSGGYNIKTGPGCSIELMKFDMGGSAAVLGAAKALGQIKPLGVEVHFIVAACENMISGTGMRPGDVVTASNGKTIEVNNTDAEGRLTLADALVYACNQGVEKIVDLATLTGACVVALGPSIAGVFTPSDDLAKEVLEASEASGEKLWRLPLEESYWETMKSGVADMVNTGGRQGGAIIAALFLKQFVDEKVQWMHIDMAGPVWNDKKRSGTGFGIATLVEWVLKNAS
- the LOC130710995 gene encoding nardilysin-like — encoded protein: MGMPSSPTITFSSDDVVVKSPNDRRLYRFIQLHNGLQALLVHDPEIYPEGPPKPVPTDNEEEEGSEVEVEGKEGAKAKDAAAQTQTKKAAAAMCVGVGSFSDPNEAQGLAHFLEHMLFMGSEEFPDENEYDSYLSKHGGSSNGHTEAEHTCYKFEVKREYLKGALRRFSQFFISPLVKIEAMEREVLAVDSEFNKVLQYDHCRLQQLQRHTSALNHPLNKFSCGNKKSLVDAMENGSITNLREKLLKFYEDYYHAGLMKLVVIGGESLNVLESWVVELFSTVKNGPQVNPEFIVEGPMWKSGKVYRLEAVKDINILSLAWTLPSLDQDYLEKPDDYLAYLLRNEGRGSLIFFLRARGWATSLFAGIGNDGMYWSSIAYVFVISICLTDSGIEKMYDIIGFVYQYLKLLRQVSPQEWIFKELQNMGNMKFRFAEEQPQDDYAAELAENLLLYLPEHVIYGDYMYETWDEQLLQQVLGFFIPENMRVDVVSKFLKSSQDFKYETWFGSRYVEEDISQNLMKLWRNPPEIDASFHLPSKNEFIPSDFSIRAGEDDSANLTSPRCIVDEALIKFWYKPDSTFKVPRSNTYFQINLKGSRYDNVKSCVLSELFIHLLKDELNEIIYQASVAKLETRISYVGDHMLELKVSGFNEKLPVLLSKILSVTRSFMPTEDRYKVIKEDVMKRALKNTNMKPLSHSSYLRLQILCESFYDADDKLHCLNDLFLDDLNAFIPELRSQLYIEGLCHGNLSEDEAINISNIFKINFPLNINPPLIKLRHARRIVCLPSSANLVRDVGVKNKFDKNSAVELYFQIEQDFGMRSMKLKALIDLVEEIVKEPLFNQLRTKEQLGYVVDCSSRVTIRVLGFCFHIQSSEYNPVYLQGRIDNFINGLEELLDGLDDDSFENYKSGLMAKLLEKDPSLTYESNRLWNQILDKRYIFDVSKKKAEELRNISKNDVVEWYKTYLKPSSPKCRRLLVRVWGCNTDLKDNAEALSKSMQVIITDPTAFKKESVFYPS